One genomic window of Mercenaria mercenaria strain notata chromosome 2, MADL_Memer_1, whole genome shotgun sequence includes the following:
- the LOC128555374 gene encoding uncharacterized protein LOC128555374 gives MDKKLGLILLLLVGADALLFTVISDVEEVVSFALDVYNFFDGPKQTTSSVNYDKIVKTISERIEMSTEKITFKVELEAHLTELRTASYAIQQLLKDMEHIAKTNNETKRQIYKTRFHQDFERKKSDIYTIKSLLTFTTDVSGISNTLLSLIVEGFDCGMSSIEHFQTYYMTLVSNAVALDMLNEKLSDNDLHDDALKEWQAAAATLFHKFQQEKDYCKSKFMDLVKSDFDQIEHGKELFSNNQQRYSYTTNDVLFLTGSYCARSLKKYDPVLKKTIDNDLIYAIFQSEELNVALDKELFKKLVFKTKFDDCIKDTGDVINMFDLLGYDLVVSVMFPEGQAEIFQDKDSSSKSITTSKYTTIVYLRVQQHRVNGTLTAKDFDVDFYVAPVPAEEPFKLLGLEIWKLGVIGGSVLVFFIAVVVLCICYCRRRRRRRRHSSPSPSFILY, from the exons ATGGACAAGAAGCTCGGGCTTATTCTCCTCCTTCTCGTTGGCGCTGATGCCCTATTGTTTACCGTGATATCAGACGTTGAAGAAGTTGTTTCGTTTGCATTAGATGTGTATAATTTCTTTGACGGACCAAAACAGACGACGAGCTCCGTGAACTACGACAAAATAGTTAAAACTATTTCAGAGCGGATTGAGATGTCTACGGAAAAAATTACTTTCAAAGTGGAGCTTGAAGCTCACCTGACAGAACTGCGTACTGCATCGTACGCAATACAACAGCTTCTAAAGGATATGGAACATATTGCAAAAACAAACAACGAAACGAAAagacaaatatataaaacaagattCCATCAAGATTTTGAGAGAAAGAAAAGTGACATTTATACAATAAAGTCACTACTAACATTTACAACTGACGTGTCCGGAATATCGAACACTCTATTATCTCTTATTGTGGAAGGATTTGATTGCGGAATGTCGAGCATTGAACACTTTCAAACATACTACATGACGTTGGTCTCAAACGCAGTGGCACTGGATATGTTGAATGAAAAACTGAGTGACAATGATCTGCACGATGATGCCTTGAAAGAATGGCAGGCCGCGGCCGCAACATTGTTTCATAAATTCCAACAGGAAAAAGATTATTGCAAGTCTAAATTCATGGATCTTGTAaaatcagattttgatcagatTGAACATGGCAAAGAGCTTTTCAGTAATAACCAACAAAGGTATTCTTATACGACCAATGATGTTCTATTTCTTACCGGAAGTTACTGTGCAAGAAGCTTAAAGAAATATGATCCAGTATTGAAGAAAACCATTGACAATGATTTAATATATGCAATATTTCAGAGTGAAGAACTTAACGTAGCACTTGATAAAGAACTATTCAAAAAGCTTGTTTTCAAGACCAAATTTGATGACTGTATAAAAGACACCGGCGATGTGATAAATATGTTTGATCTTCTTGGGTACGATTTAGTGGTGTCAGTTATGTTCCCCGAGGGCCAGGCAGAAATCTTTCAGGATAAGG atTCATCGTCAAAATCGATAACCACTTCAAAATACACGACTATAGTTTACCTACGAGTACAACAGCACCGCGTCAACGGTACACTCACAgcaaaggactttgatgtagatTTTTATGTGGCCCCTGTACCGGCCGAAGAACCATTTAAACTGCTTGGACTGGAGATCTGGAAACTGGGTGTTATTGGAGGCTCAGTTCTTGTGTTTTTTATTGCAGTCGTTGTGCTTTGTATATGTTATTGTCgccgtcgtcgtcgtcgtcgtcgccATTCTTCTCCTTCTCCGTCTTTTATACTCTATTAG